A single genomic interval of Phocoena sinus isolate mPhoSin1 chromosome 15, mPhoSin1.pri, whole genome shotgun sequence harbors:
- the SLC29A4 gene encoding equilibrative nucleoside transporter 4: protein MGSVGSQQLQEPSVASTPHRSVVMSFSFDSGQLEEVVAGVAQAQDSRARGIPIFTDSEEPVPDDRYRAVYFATLLAGVGFLLPYNSFITDVDYLHHKYPGTSIVFDMSLTYILVALVAVLLNNALVERLSLHTRITAGYLLALGPLLFISICDVWLQLFSRDQAYAVNLAAVGTVAFGCTVQQSSFYGYTGMLPKRYTQGVMTGESTAGVMVSLSRILTKLLLPDERAGTLIFFLVSAGLELLCFLLHLLVRGSRFVLYHTARPRPGRTAGYRVHHDVAAEDVHFEHQGPGLANGGSPKDSPAHEVTGGGGAYTRFDVPRPRIRRSWPSFRALLLHRYVVARVIWADMLSIAVTYFITLCLFPGLESEIHHCILGDWLPILIMAVFNLSDFVGKILAALPMDWQGTHLLACSCLRVVFIPLFILCVYPSSTPALRHPAWPCILSLLMGISNGYFGSVPMILAAGKVSPKQRELAGNTMTVSYMTGLTLGSAVAYCTYSLTRDAHGTCPDRSAANASFPAGL from the exons ATGGGCTCGGTGGGCAGCCAGCAACTCCAGGAGCCCAGCGTGGCGAGCACGCCACACAGGAGCGTGGTGATGAGCTTCAGCTTCGACAGCGGCCAGCTGGAAGAGGTGGTGGCAGGGGTAGCCCAGGCCCAGGACAGTAGGGCCAGGGGCATCCCGATTTTCACGGACTCTG AGGAGCCGGTGCCTGACGACCGCTACCGCGCCGTCTACTTTGCAACGCTCCTGGCTGGCGTGGGCTTCCTGCTGCCGTACAACAGCTTCATCACCGACGTGGACTACCTGCACCACAAGTACCCAG ggaCCTCGATTGTGTTTGACATGAGCCTCACCTACATCCTGGTGGCGCTGGTGGCTGTGCTCCTGAACAACGCTCTGGTGGAGAGACTGAGCCTGCATACAAGGATCACCGCGG GCTACCTCTTAGCCTTGGGCCCCCTCCTGTTCATCAGCATCTGTGACGTGTGGCTGCAGCTCTTCTCTCGTGACCAGGCTTATGCCGTCAACCTGGCCGCGGTGGGCACCGTGGCCTTCGGCTGCACAG tgCAGCAATCCAGCTTCTACGGGTACACGGGGATGCTGCCCAAGAGGTACACGCAGGGGGTGATGACGGGGGAGA GCACGGCGGGCGTGATGGTCTCCCTGAGCCGCATCCTCACGAAGCTGCTGCTACCCGACGAGCGGGCCGGCACGCTTATCTTCTTCCTGGTCTCCGCGGGCCTGGAGCTGCTCTGCTTCCTGCTGCACCTGCTGGTGCGGGGCAGCCGCTTCGTGCTCTACCACACGGCGCGGCCCCGCCCCGGCCGCACGGCCGGCTACCGCGTGCACCACGACGTGGCCGCCGAGGACGTGCACTTT GAGCAccagggcccaggcctggccaaCGGCGGGTCCCCGAAGGACAGCCCAGCCCACGAGGTGACTGGCGGCGGGGGAGCCTACACGCGCTTCGATGTGCCTCGGCCGAGAATCAGGCGCAGCTGGCCCTCCTTCCGAG CCCTGCTGCTGCACCGCTACGTGGTGGCCCGCGTCATCTGGGCGGACATGCTCTCCATTGCCGTGACCTACTTCATCACGCTGTGCCTATTTCCGGGTCTCGAGTCCGAGATCCACCACTGCATCCTGGGCGACTGGCTGCCCATTCTCATCATGGCCGTGTTCAACCTCTCTGACTTCGTGGGCAAG ATCCTGGCGGCGCTGCCCATGGACTGGCAGGGCACCCACTTGCTGGCCTGCTCCTGCCTCCGTGTGGTCTTCATCCCCCTCTTCATCCTGTGCGTCTACCCCAGCAGCACGCCCGCCCTCCGCCACCCGGCCTGGCCCTGCATCCTCTCCCTACTCATGGGCATCAGCAACGGCTACTTCGGCAGCGTGCCCATGATCCTGGCGGCGGGCAAAGTGAGCCCCAAGCAGCGGGAGCTAGCAG